A single Micromonospora sp. CCTCC AA 2012012 DNA region contains:
- a CDS encoding DUF6401 family natural product biosynthesis protein, with protein MRVPYNRVVTRSAAGSARSALAVLTASVGTAGLAAAAARPGLLAMVDQHAAAVRDSLGGDRRPLTVAALAGYAEGVRSAALEHGWQPPADLDWSEPDWLRLRLLAVCALARSLDPRHLA; from the coding sequence ATGCGTGTGCCGTACAACCGGGTCGTGACCCGTTCCGCCGCGGGCTCCGCGCGGTCCGCCCTCGCCGTGCTCACCGCCTCCGTCGGCACGGCGGGCCTCGCCGCGGCCGCCGCCCGCCCCGGCCTGCTGGCCATGGTCGACCAGCACGCGGCCGCCGTCCGGGACAGCCTCGGCGGCGACCGCCGGCCCCTGACGGTGGCCGCGCTCGCCGGGTACGCCGAAGGCGTCCGCTCGGCCGCCCTGGAGCACGGCTGGCAGCCCCCGGCCGACCTGGACTGGTCGGAGCCGGACTGGCTGCGGCTGCGCCTGCTGGCGGTCTGCGCGCTGGCCCGGTCGCTGGACCCGCGGCACCTGGCCTGA
- a CDS encoding anti-sigma factor RsbA family regulatory protein: protein MTDDGPSASPPDGLRHDALLYADDRDYLDAIRAFAAEGRAAGEPVLVAVPTHRLASVRAALTGLDGIEFADLAVLGRNPAAIIPGTLHRFPGRRTRIIGEWLWPDRRPAAFRHCVGHEAALDLVFAGQQLATRCLFDRTRLPADALADIRRTHRWLVAGGVARLSPDHLSPHDVLTRLAAPLPAPPPYAVTRPVESADLGALRAAVAAVATAAGLTGERLDDLRIAVTELASNALTHAAPPAVVRCWVAAGELLCEVTSRGELRDPLAGRVPPPADSVRGRGLLLVQQLCDLVDIRAADGTTTVRLHLELPPAAPASAPGAAQGGCALAL, encoded by the coding sequence GTGACCGACGACGGCCCGTCGGCGTCTCCGCCGGACGGGCTCCGGCACGACGCGCTGCTCTACGCCGACGACCGCGACTACCTGGACGCGATCCGCGCCTTCGCGGCGGAGGGGCGGGCCGCCGGCGAGCCCGTCCTGGTCGCCGTCCCCACCCACCGGCTCGCATCGGTCCGGGCGGCCCTCACCGGGCTCGACGGGATCGAGTTCGCCGACCTGGCGGTGCTCGGGCGCAACCCCGCCGCGATCATCCCCGGCACGCTGCACCGCTTCCCCGGCCGGCGGACGCGGATCATCGGGGAATGGCTGTGGCCGGACCGCCGCCCGGCGGCGTTCCGGCACTGCGTGGGGCACGAGGCCGCGCTCGACCTGGTCTTCGCCGGGCAGCAGCTGGCCACCCGGTGCCTCTTCGACCGCACCCGACTGCCGGCCGACGCGCTCGCCGACATCCGGCGTACCCACCGCTGGCTGGTCGCCGGGGGAGTGGCCCGGCTCAGCCCGGACCACCTGTCTCCCCACGACGTGCTGACCCGGCTCGCCGCCCCGCTCCCGGCACCCCCGCCGTACGCGGTGACCCGGCCGGTCGAGTCGGCCGATCTCGGTGCGCTGCGCGCCGCGGTCGCCGCCGTGGCCACCGCCGCCGGCCTCACCGGCGAGCGCCTCGACGACCTGCGGATCGCAGTCACCGAACTGGCGTCGAACGCCCTCACCCACGCCGCGCCCCCCGCCGTCGTGCGGTGCTGGGTGGCGGCGGGGGAACTGCTCTGCGAGGTGACCAGCCGCGGCGAACTGCGCGACCCGCTCGCCGGGCGGGTGCCACCGCCGGCCGACAGCGTACGGGGGCGCGGCCTGCTCCTGGTCCAGCAGCTCTGCGACCTGGTCGACATCCGCGCGGCGGACGGTACGACCACCGTGCGGCTGCACCTGGAACTGCCCCCGGCCGCCCCGGCGTCAGCTCCGGGCGCCGCCCAGGGCGGGTGCGCTCTCGCGCTCTGA
- a CDS encoding glucose 1-dehydrogenase, whose amino-acid sequence MTGRLTGRTAIITGSDSGIGQATAIEFGREGADVVVHYLEDHAGANHTRAEIEKTGRRAVVVQGDISVEHQVEAMFDEALAEFGTLDILMNDAGVDASGIPVVDLDTETWDRAIRTNVYGTFFCSRRFVRHRRDQGGHGKIINITSIHQEVARAGGADYDSSKGAMLEFAKSLALEVAPMHMNVNNIGPGMVLTPFNQRAIDDPAYLEEQVQSIPWKRAAEPAEIAKLAVFLASDDADYVTGSTYFMDGGLMQNQGQGA is encoded by the coding sequence ATGACCGGACGACTCACCGGCCGGACCGCCATCATCACCGGTTCCGACTCGGGCATCGGACAGGCCACCGCGATCGAGTTCGGTCGGGAGGGGGCCGACGTGGTGGTGCACTACCTGGAGGACCACGCCGGGGCGAACCACACCAGGGCGGAGATCGAGAAGACCGGCCGGCGGGCCGTCGTGGTGCAGGGCGACATCAGCGTCGAGCACCAGGTCGAGGCGATGTTCGACGAGGCCCTCGCGGAGTTCGGCACCCTCGACATCCTGATGAACGACGCCGGGGTGGACGCCTCCGGCATCCCGGTCGTCGACCTGGACACCGAGACCTGGGACCGGGCCATCCGCACCAACGTGTACGGCACGTTCTTCTGCTCGCGCCGGTTCGTCCGGCACCGCCGTGACCAGGGCGGACACGGAAAGATCATCAACATCACCTCGATCCACCAGGAGGTGGCCCGGGCCGGGGGCGCCGACTACGACTCCAGCAAGGGCGCGATGCTCGAATTCGCCAAGAGCCTCGCCCTGGAGGTCGCCCCGATGCACATGAACGTCAACAACATCGGGCCCGGCATGGTGCTCACCCCGTTCAACCAGCGGGCCATCGACGACCCGGCCTATCTGGAGGAGCAGGTGCAGAGCATCCCCTGGAAGCGGGCCGCGGAGCCGGCGGAGATCGCCAAGCTCGCCGTCTTCCTGGCCAGCGACGACGCCGACTACGTGACCGGGTCGACGTACTTCATGGACGGCGGCCTCATGCAGAACCAGGGTCAGGGCGCCTGA
- a CDS encoding NAD(P)/FAD-dependent oxidoreductase: MVVVGAGIAGVACAAELAAAGIPVEIRERARVAGGRMASKRFDGRPADLGAAYFTVSDPDFAAVAQDWRAAGLAREWTDTFVAYGPEGRREVPGPTRWAAPRGLRSLVEHLARDLPVLVDRLVLGVEPGPAVDGRPCEAVVLAMPGPQAALLLDPALAAATRAVAGQQWSPALTGVLRFPTRRWADFRGAFVNDHPVLSLVCDDGDRRGDGAPVLVAHTTAEFAAGHLLQPSAAGPAVEQAVRDLLGLPEPAELTHVHRWTYAKPAAGGDGTYHLDADGIGIAGDAFGKPRVQSAWRSGRDLGRALVDRLIADRR; the protein is encoded by the coding sequence GTGGTGGTGGTCGGCGCGGGGATCGCCGGGGTGGCGTGCGCCGCCGAACTGGCCGCGGCCGGCATCCCGGTGGAGATCCGGGAACGGGCCCGGGTCGCCGGCGGGCGGATGGCAAGCAAACGCTTCGACGGCCGCCCGGCCGACCTCGGCGCGGCCTACTTCACCGTCAGCGACCCCGACTTCGCCGCTGTCGCGCAGGACTGGCGGGCCGCCGGGCTGGCCCGCGAATGGACCGACACCTTCGTCGCGTACGGGCCGGAGGGCCGCCGGGAGGTGCCCGGGCCGACCCGCTGGGCCGCCCCGCGAGGCCTGCGCTCGCTCGTCGAACACCTGGCCCGGGACCTGCCCGTGCTGGTGGACCGGCTGGTCCTCGGCGTCGAGCCGGGGCCGGCGGTGGACGGCCGGCCGTGCGAGGCGGTGGTGCTCGCCATGCCCGGCCCGCAGGCGGCCCTGCTGCTCGACCCGGCGCTCGCCGCGGCCACCCGCGCGGTGGCCGGTCAGCAGTGGTCACCCGCGCTGACCGGGGTGCTGCGCTTCCCGACCCGGCGCTGGGCGGACTTCCGCGGCGCGTTCGTCAACGACCACCCGGTGCTGAGCCTGGTCTGCGACGACGGCGACCGGCGGGGCGACGGCGCGCCGGTGCTGGTCGCGCACACCACGGCCGAGTTCGCCGCCGGCCACCTGCTCCAGCCCTCCGCCGCCGGCCCGGCCGTCGAGCAGGCCGTCCGCGACCTGCTCGGTCTGCCCGAGCCGGCCGAGCTGACCCACGTGCACCGCTGGACGTACGCGAAGCCGGCGGCGGGCGGGGACGGCACGTACCACCTGGACGCCGACGGCATTGGCATCGCCGGGGACGCCTTCGGCAAGCCCCGGGTGCAGAGCGCCTGGCGCTCCGGCCGGGACCTGGGTCGGGCGCTGGTGGACCGGTTAATCGCGGACCGTCGCTGA
- a CDS encoding ATP-binding SpoIIE family protein phosphatase codes for MPGTVGRVPTPSAPAPGAAADWDVTGSASAAVLAHPWADTPLGAPEGWDPALRAVVDLILASPVPMALLYGDDLVMLYNDGYAELIGARHPEALGHPAAEVFADLWDDPGTGDVLRRAYRHGESFLAREAVLPIHRHLPEGTGEPVFTRGHSPVRDSAGRIVGVLTVAAQTTQLTDQLQSLSDFAAALSGTLTLDDVARVTLRYCLDAFDADRVSLAVDEGSAWRMVRRLRGELLDEADERLPPLWRRMTAESPFPVVTTARSGVPYFATDGQPLREHAADRHDEKVRAIAALPLRSSVIRGALTVGYQVAHTWSAAERALLAASAELIGQAAERARRFETQHGTAQLLQRSMLPDQLPDLPRLRIAARYEPGVDGNAAGGDFYDAFVLPSGALAVVLGDVAGHDLRAAARMGQVRAALRALALSDPRPDAVLAGLDRLVASLGVESGTHELFVTVVFGVIEVDRRTVTLASAGHPAPLIRRCPPEGPPVAEYVDVPPGAPLGLGSRPPTVTVPFAPGDTLLLYSDGVVERRWQGLADGLGGLAAALSGANSGDPRALCAVATAAVPGATEDDVAVLAVEHAVKPSRSAGMEVPAEPTAPSRVRHWLTAQLTEWRVPESVIGAAVLCTSELTTNALLHAGTAARVEIDLSAERLLVSVADSGTRGTVTRAQTDTLSSRGRGLGLIEELSDAWGTDPTVRGSTVWFEILIPAS; via the coding sequence ATGCCAGGCACGGTCGGGCGCGTCCCCACACCATCGGCTCCCGCTCCGGGAGCAGCAGCGGACTGGGACGTCACCGGCTCCGCCTCCGCCGCCGTGCTGGCCCACCCGTGGGCCGACACCCCGCTCGGCGCGCCCGAGGGGTGGGACCCGGCCCTGCGGGCGGTGGTCGACCTGATCCTCGCCTCGCCGGTGCCGATGGCCCTGCTCTACGGCGACGACCTCGTGATGCTCTACAACGACGGCTACGCCGAACTGATCGGTGCCCGGCACCCGGAGGCGCTGGGGCATCCCGCGGCCGAGGTCTTCGCGGACCTCTGGGACGATCCCGGCACCGGAGACGTGCTGCGGCGGGCGTACCGGCACGGGGAGTCCTTCCTCGCCCGGGAGGCCGTGCTCCCCATCCACCGGCACCTGCCCGAGGGGACGGGCGAACCGGTCTTCACCCGCGGCCACTCCCCGGTCCGGGACAGCGCCGGGCGGATCGTCGGGGTGCTCACCGTCGCCGCCCAGACCACCCAGCTCACCGACCAGCTGCAGAGCCTGAGCGACTTCGCCGCCGCGCTCTCCGGCACGCTCACCCTGGACGACGTCGCCCGGGTGACCCTGCGCTACTGCCTCGACGCCTTCGACGCGGACCGGGTCTCGCTCGCCGTCGACGAGGGCTCGGCCTGGCGGATGGTCCGGCGGCTGCGGGGGGAGCTGCTGGACGAGGCGGACGAGCGACTGCCGCCGCTGTGGCGCCGGATGACCGCCGAGTCCCCCTTCCCGGTGGTGACCACCGCCCGCAGCGGGGTGCCGTACTTCGCCACCGACGGGCAGCCGCTGCGGGAGCACGCGGCGGACCGGCACGACGAGAAGGTCCGGGCGATCGCCGCGCTGCCGCTGCGCTCCTCGGTGATCCGGGGTGCCCTGACGGTCGGCTACCAGGTGGCGCACACCTGGTCGGCGGCGGAGCGGGCGCTGCTGGCCGCCTCGGCGGAGCTGATCGGCCAGGCCGCCGAGCGGGCCCGCCGGTTCGAGACCCAGCACGGCACCGCCCAGCTCCTGCAACGCAGCATGCTGCCGGACCAGTTGCCGGACCTGCCCCGGCTGCGGATCGCCGCCCGCTACGAGCCGGGCGTGGACGGCAACGCGGCGGGTGGCGACTTCTACGACGCGTTCGTGCTGCCCTCCGGGGCGCTGGCCGTCGTGCTCGGCGACGTGGCCGGCCACGACCTGCGGGCCGCCGCGCGGATGGGCCAGGTCCGCGCCGCGCTGCGGGCGCTCGCCCTGTCCGACCCGCGACCGGACGCGGTCCTCGCCGGCCTGGACCGGCTGGTCGCGAGCCTGGGCGTCGAGTCGGGTACGCACGAACTCTTCGTCACGGTGGTGTTCGGCGTGATCGAGGTGGACCGCCGGACGGTCACGCTGGCCAGCGCCGGGCACCCCGCGCCGCTGATCCGCCGCTGCCCGCCGGAGGGCCCGCCGGTCGCCGAGTACGTCGACGTGCCGCCCGGCGCTCCGCTGGGGCTGGGCAGCCGGCCCCCTACCGTCACGGTGCCCTTCGCGCCGGGCGACACCCTGCTGCTCTACAGCGACGGGGTGGTCGAGCGCCGGTGGCAGGGGCTCGCCGACGGCCTCGGCGGGCTGGCTGCGGCGCTGAGCGGGGCGAACAGCGGTGACCCCCGGGCGCTCTGCGCGGTGGCGACCGCCGCGGTGCCCGGCGCCACCGAGGACGACGTGGCCGTGCTGGCGGTGGAGCACGCGGTCAAGCCGAGCCGCTCGGCGGGCATGGAGGTCCCGGCGGAGCCGACCGCGCCGAGCCGGGTGCGGCACTGGCTGACCGCCCAGCTCACCGAGTGGCGGGTGCCGGAGAGCGTGATCGGCGCGGCGGTGCTCTGCACCAGCGAGCTGACCACCAACGCCCTCCTGCACGCGGGCACCGCCGCCCGGGTGGAGATCGACCTGAGCGCCGAACGGCTGCTGGTCTCGGTGGCCGACTCGGGCACCCGGGGCACGGTGACCCGGGCCCAGACGGACACGCTGAGCAGCCGGGGACGCGGCCTCGGGTTGATCGAGGAGCTCAGCGACGCGTGGGGCACCGACCCGACGGTGCGCGGTTCGACCGTCTGGTTCGAGATCCTCATCCCCGCCTCGTGA
- a CDS encoding SRPBCC family protein, with protein sequence MSGVMEHVDVSVPIRTAYDQWTQFEEFPHFMEGVQEVRQLSDTMTHWTVEIAGVKREFDAEITEQLPDERVAWKSTGGTQHAGVVTFHRLDENDTRVTLQLEFEPHGVVEKAGDKLGVVDRRAKGDLERFKQFIERRGQETGAWRGSVDRPTP encoded by the coding sequence ATGAGCGGCGTAATGGAGCACGTGGACGTCTCCGTCCCGATCCGGACCGCGTACGACCAGTGGACCCAGTTCGAGGAGTTCCCCCACTTCATGGAGGGGGTCCAGGAGGTCCGGCAGCTCTCCGACACGATGACCCACTGGACGGTGGAGATCGCCGGGGTCAAGCGCGAGTTCGACGCCGAGATCACCGAGCAGCTGCCCGACGAGCGGGTCGCCTGGAAGTCCACGGGCGGCACCCAGCACGCCGGTGTGGTGACCTTCCACCGGTTGGACGAGAACGACACCCGGGTCACCCTCCAGCTGGAGTTCGAGCCGCACGGTGTGGTCGAGAAGGCGGGCGACAAGCTGGGCGTCGTCGACCGCCGGGCCAAGGGCGACCTGGAGCGGTTCAAGCAGTTCATCGAGCGGCGCGGCCAGGAGACCGGTGCCTGGCGCGGCTCGGTGGACCGACCCACCCCGTGA
- a CDS encoding cation:proton antiporter yields the protein MEPVDVAFALVGVGALLAGILPRLLERRPLSMPIAFLGLGMLVFLLPTGLPTPDPLRWPEITTHLTEVGVIVALMGAGLKIDRPLSWSRWSSTWRLLAIAMPLCIAAVALLGWWWAGLVPAAALLLGAALAPTDPVLAADVQVGEPTDAEDSEDEVRFALTSEAGLNDGLAFPFVYAAIAIATTSLAPRDWMAHWFTVDVVWKLAVGVGGGLLIGWLLGKLFFRAPSELRLARHAEGFLALAATFLAYGLVEVVGGYGFLAVFVAARAIRAAERTHEFHSVLHDFAEQIERLLTVLLLLLFGGAVIGGLLAPLTWRAALIGLALVFVIRPLTGWLALRGAPGRASEQWVIALFGIRGVGSFYYLAYATSKTDFPQADLIWATVGLVVIVSVVVHGVAATPVMQLLDRSGNRTQDPSERESAPALGGARS from the coding sequence GTGGAACCGGTGGATGTCGCGTTCGCGCTGGTGGGTGTCGGTGCCCTGCTGGCAGGAATCCTGCCGCGGCTGCTGGAGCGCCGCCCGCTGTCCATGCCGATCGCCTTCCTCGGCCTGGGAATGCTGGTCTTCCTGCTCCCCACCGGCCTGCCCACGCCCGACCCGCTGCGCTGGCCGGAGATCACCACCCACCTCACCGAGGTCGGCGTGATCGTCGCCCTGATGGGTGCCGGCCTCAAGATCGACCGTCCGTTGAGCTGGTCGCGCTGGTCGTCGACGTGGCGGCTGCTGGCCATCGCCATGCCGCTCTGCATCGCGGCGGTGGCCCTGCTGGGCTGGTGGTGGGCCGGGCTGGTGCCGGCCGCGGCGCTGCTGCTCGGTGCCGCGCTCGCCCCCACCGACCCGGTGCTCGCCGCGGACGTGCAGGTGGGCGAGCCGACCGACGCGGAGGACTCCGAGGACGAGGTGCGGTTCGCACTGACCTCCGAGGCGGGGCTCAACGACGGTCTGGCCTTCCCCTTCGTGTACGCCGCCATCGCGATCGCCACCACCAGCCTGGCTCCCCGCGACTGGATGGCCCACTGGTTCACCGTCGACGTGGTCTGGAAGCTGGCCGTCGGGGTCGGCGGCGGGCTGCTCATCGGCTGGCTGCTCGGCAAGCTCTTCTTCCGGGCACCGAGCGAGTTGCGGCTGGCCCGGCACGCCGAGGGCTTCCTCGCGCTGGCCGCCACCTTCCTGGCGTACGGGCTGGTCGAGGTGGTCGGCGGGTACGGCTTCCTGGCCGTCTTCGTCGCCGCCCGGGCGATCCGGGCCGCCGAGCGGACCCACGAGTTCCACTCGGTGCTGCACGACTTCGCCGAGCAGATCGAACGGCTGCTCACCGTGCTGTTGCTGCTGCTCTTCGGTGGTGCGGTGATCGGCGGCCTGCTCGCCCCGCTGACCTGGCGGGCGGCGCTGATCGGGCTGGCGCTGGTCTTCGTGATCCGGCCGCTGACCGGCTGGCTGGCGCTGCGCGGGGCACCGGGCCGCGCGTCCGAGCAGTGGGTGATCGCCCTGTTCGGCATCCGGGGCGTCGGCTCGTTCTACTACCTCGCGTACGCCACCAGCAAGACGGACTTCCCCCAGGCCGACCTGATCTGGGCGACGGTGGGCCTGGTGGTGATCGTCTCGGTGGTGGTGCACGGCGTCGCGGCCACGCCGGTGATGCAGTTGCTCGACCGGTCGGGCAACCGGACGCAGGACCCGTCAGAGCGCGAGAGCGCACCCGCCCTGGGCGGCGCCCGGAGCTGA
- a CDS encoding mechanosensitive ion channel family protein, translating into MPRTVAVGQADIGAALTDFWRSVLLFIPRAIAFIVILVVGWLIARAVLKIVDAALERVGFDRAVERGGIKRALERTKYDASDILAKLAYYAVLLFTLQFAFGVWGPNAISDLIRGVISWLPRAFVAIVIVVVAAAIANAVRDLVTGALGGLSYGKILGDLVAVFILALGVIAALNQVGIATTVTTPVLIAVLATVAGILIVGVGGGLVKPMQSRWDGWLDRAAEESRAIRENRQAQGAGRSDYERHMADRGGQRTQVMPESSMTGARPMGDQTQQFRRPNG; encoded by the coding sequence ATGCCTAGGACCGTCGCGGTCGGGCAGGCCGACATCGGTGCCGCCCTGACCGATTTCTGGAGGTCGGTGCTGCTCTTCATCCCGAGGGCCATCGCGTTCATCGTGATCCTCGTGGTGGGGTGGCTCATCGCCCGAGCCGTCCTCAAGATCGTGGACGCCGCACTGGAACGGGTGGGGTTCGACCGCGCGGTCGAACGTGGTGGCATCAAACGCGCACTCGAGAGAACGAAGTACGACGCCAGCGACATCCTGGCCAAACTGGCCTACTACGCGGTGCTGCTGTTCACCCTGCAGTTCGCCTTCGGGGTGTGGGGACCCAACGCGATCAGTGACCTGATCCGGGGAGTGATCTCCTGGCTGCCGCGGGCGTTCGTGGCGATCGTCATCGTGGTCGTCGCCGCCGCCATCGCCAACGCCGTCCGGGACCTGGTCACCGGCGCGCTGGGTGGGCTCTCCTACGGCAAGATCCTCGGTGACCTGGTAGCGGTCTTCATCCTGGCGCTCGGTGTGATCGCCGCGCTCAACCAGGTGGGCATCGCCACCACCGTCACCACGCCGGTGCTGATCGCGGTGCTCGCCACGGTGGCCGGCATCCTGATCGTCGGCGTCGGCGGTGGTCTGGTGAAGCCGATGCAGAGCCGCTGGGACGGCTGGCTCGACCGGGCCGCCGAGGAGTCCCGGGCGATCCGGGAGAACCGTCAGGCGCAGGGCGCCGGGCGCAGCGACTACGAGCGCCACATGGCCGACCGGGGTGGTCAGCGGACCCAGGTGATGCCGGAGTCCTCGATGACCGGTGCCCGTCCGATGGGCGACCAGACCCAGCAGTTCCGGCGGCCGAACGGCTGA
- a CDS encoding DUF3072 domain-containing protein — MADRNSSTDGANPQAAIKDPDEWVTGEEPPTAAQESYLHTLAREAGTEVPDDLTKAEASRRIDELQEETGRGQ, encoded by the coding sequence ATGGCTGACCGCAACAGCAGCACGGACGGCGCGAACCCGCAGGCCGCCATCAAGGACCCCGACGAGTGGGTCACCGGCGAGGAGCCGCCGACCGCCGCTCAGGAGTCGTACCTGCACACCCTGGCCCGGGAGGCCGGCACGGAGGTGCCGGACGACCTGACCAAGGCGGAGGCGTCCCGGCGGATCGACGAACTCCAGGAGGAGACCGGGCGCGGGCAGTGA
- a CDS encoding metallophosphoesterase family protein has product MQLVITADTHVPKRARDLPTPLWAAIDAADVVLHAGDWVDVHLLDAVEARARRLVGVYGNNDGPALRARLPEVARVELAGLRVAVVHETGPKERREERCAARFPDCDLLVFGHSHIPWDSVAPGGLRLLNPGSPTDRRAQPCFTWLTARVAAGRLDEVELHRLPPR; this is encoded by the coding sequence ATGCAGCTGGTGATCACGGCCGACACGCACGTACCGAAGCGGGCGCGCGACCTGCCGACACCGCTGTGGGCCGCGATCGACGCCGCCGACGTGGTGCTGCACGCCGGGGACTGGGTCGACGTCCACCTGCTCGACGCGGTCGAGGCCCGGGCCCGGCGGCTGGTCGGCGTGTACGGCAACAACGACGGGCCGGCGCTGCGTGCCCGGCTGCCCGAGGTGGCCCGGGTCGAGCTGGCGGGCCTACGGGTGGCGGTGGTGCACGAGACCGGCCCGAAGGAGCGGCGCGAGGAGCGCTGCGCCGCCCGCTTCCCCGACTGCGACCTGCTGGTCTTCGGTCACTCGCACATCCCGTGGGACAGCGTCGCGCCGGGTGGCCTGCGGCTGCTCAACCCGGGCTCGCCGACCGACCGGCGGGCCCAGCCCTGCTTCACCTGGCTGACCGCGCGGGTGGCGGCGGGGCGGCTCGACGAGGTCGAGCTGCACCGCCTGCCCCCGCGCTGA
- a CDS encoding HAD family hydrolase has protein sequence MPSDNRSGVLLDVDGTLVDTTYLHTVSWWEALRQADHLVPMALIHRSIGMGSDKLLDHLLGPERDRDGDEKLRDAHDSLYAEYWQRLAPLPGAVELLRACAARGLRVVLATSAAEHEAAALRRVLDADDVIDTVTSSADAQESKPAPDILVAALEQSGLRAERVVFVGDSVWDVAAAGKLDIPCIGLTCGGTSRAELAGAGAVAVYDDPAALLAGLGESAVADLP, from the coding sequence ATGCCTTCCGACAACCGCAGCGGCGTCCTCCTCGACGTGGACGGAACCCTGGTCGACACCACGTACCTGCACACGGTGAGCTGGTGGGAGGCGCTTCGGCAGGCCGACCACCTGGTCCCGATGGCGCTCATCCACCGCTCCATCGGGATGGGCTCGGACAAGCTCCTCGACCACCTGCTGGGCCCGGAGCGCGACCGGGACGGCGACGAGAAGCTGCGCGACGCGCACGACAGCCTCTACGCCGAGTACTGGCAGCGGTTGGCGCCGCTGCCCGGCGCGGTGGAGCTGCTGCGGGCCTGCGCGGCGCGGGGGCTGCGGGTGGTGCTGGCGACCTCGGCGGCCGAGCACGAGGCGGCGGCGTTGCGCCGGGTCCTCGACGCCGACGACGTCATCGACACGGTCACCTCCTCGGCCGACGCGCAGGAGAGCAAGCCGGCGCCGGACATCCTGGTGGCGGCGCTGGAGCAGTCGGGACTCCGAGCGGAGCGGGTGGTCTTCGTCGGCGACTCGGTGTGGGACGTCGCGGCGGCCGGCAAGCTGGACATCCCCTGCATCGGGCTGACCTGCGGCGGCACCAGCCGGGCCGAACTGGCCGGCGCGGGCGCCGTGGCCGTCTACGACGACCCGGCCGCCCTGCTGGCCGGCCTCGGCGAGAGCGCCGTCGCGGACCTCCCCTGA